Proteins co-encoded in one Flavobacterium fluviale genomic window:
- a CDS encoding o-succinylbenzoate synthase, which yields MKASYHKYLLDFKRPSGTSRGIMTEKETWFIILEENGKKGIGECGILRGLSADDRDDYEEKLKWACENIHLGENKLWEALLEFPSIQFGIEMAFQSLKSENPYILFPSDFTRNKSSITINGLVWMGESSFMKQQIEEKLADGFNCIKLKIGAIDFEKELELLQFIRSHFSPEEIEIRVDANGAFSSIEALDKLNQLKKFQLHSIEQPIKKGNIVEMKKLCKETPFPIALDEELIGIFSFEEKEKLLQEIKPQYIILKPSFIGGFKGTQEWISLADKYNIGWWITSALESNIGLNAIAQWTFTQNSKMPQGLGTGALYTNNIDCPLEVKNGQLWYNTTKEWQSSFLENL from the coding sequence TTGAAAGCTTCTTACCACAAATATTTATTAGATTTTAAAAGACCTTCAGGAACTTCGAGAGGTATTATGACCGAAAAAGAAACCTGGTTTATAATTTTGGAAGAAAATGGAAAAAAAGGAATAGGTGAGTGCGGAATTCTTCGAGGCTTGAGTGCTGATGATCGTGATGATTATGAAGAAAAACTGAAATGGGCATGCGAAAATATTCATTTAGGAGAGAATAAACTTTGGGAAGCATTGCTAGAATTTCCATCTATCCAATTCGGAATAGAAATGGCATTTCAATCCTTAAAAAGTGAAAATCCATACATTTTATTTCCATCAGATTTTACGCGTAACAAAAGTTCTATTACAATAAACGGATTAGTCTGGATGGGAGAATCTTCTTTTATGAAGCAGCAAATTGAAGAAAAATTAGCCGATGGTTTTAATTGCATTAAATTAAAAATAGGAGCAATTGATTTTGAAAAAGAATTAGAATTATTGCAATTTATTAGAAGTCATTTTTCTCCTGAAGAAATTGAAATTCGCGTTGATGCTAACGGAGCTTTTAGTTCTATAGAAGCTTTAGATAAACTCAATCAATTAAAAAAATTTCAGCTTCATAGTATTGAGCAGCCAATTAAAAAAGGTAACATTGTCGAAATGAAAAAGCTCTGCAAAGAAACGCCGTTTCCCATAGCTTTAGATGAGGAACTTATTGGTATATTTTCATTTGAAGAAAAAGAAAAATTACTGCAAGAAATCAAACCTCAGTACATTATTTTAAAACCAAGTTTTATCGGCGGATTTAAAGGTACGCAAGAATGGATTTCATTGGCAGATAAATATAATATCGGCTGGTGGATTACTTCGGCGTTAGAAAGCAATATTGGACTTAATGCCATTGCACAATGGACATTTACTCAGAATTCAAAAATGCCGCAAGGTTTAGGAACAGGAGCATTATATACTAATAATATAGATTGTCCGCTTGAAGTTAAAAACGGTCAGTTGTGGTACAATACCACTAAAGAATGGCAATCTTCTTTTTTAGAAAATCTTTAG